From the genome of Triticum aestivum cultivar Chinese Spring chromosome 3B, IWGSC CS RefSeq v2.1, whole genome shotgun sequence, one region includes:
- the LOC123068799 gene encoding alpha-amylase inhibitor 0.53-like, with product MSMKTVFSVLLLCMLVATPIAAEYDAWSVNSGPWMCYPGYAFKVPALPGCRPVLKLQCNGSQVPEAVLRECCQQLADISEWCRCGALYSMLDSMYKEHGVQEGQAGTGAFPSCRREVVKLTAASITAVCKLPIVIDASGDGAYVCKGVAAYPDA from the coding sequence ATGTCGATGAAGACCGTGTTCTCGGTGCTCCTGCTATGTATGCTCGTGGCGACACCCATAGCGGCCGAGTACGACGCATGGAGCGTTAACAGTGGTCCCTGGATGTGCTATCCAGGGTATGCCTTTAAGGTGCCAGCGCTCCCTGGCTGTCGTCCAGTGCTGAAGCTCCAGTGCAATGGCAGCCAGGTGCCCGAGGCTGTCCTAAGGGAGTGCTGCCAGCAGCTCGCCGACATCAGCGAGTGGTGCAGGTGCGGTGCCCTCTACAGCATGTTGGACAGCATGTATAAGGAGCATGGCGTGCAGGAGGGACAGGCGGGGACAGGCGCGTTCCCAAGCTGCCGGAGGGAGGTGGTGAAGCTGACGGCGGCGAGCATCACGGCGGTCTGCAAGCTACCCATCGTCATTGATGCGTCTGGAGATGGAGCGTATGTCTGCAAGGGTGTGGCCGCATACCCGGACGCCTAG